A single Macaca fascicularis isolate 582-1 chromosome 13, T2T-MFA8v1.1 DNA region contains:
- the SLC8A1 gene encoding sodium/calcium exchanger 1 isoform X10, translating to MRRLSLSPTFSMGFHLLVIVALLFSHVDYVIAETEMEGEGNETGECTGSYYCKKGVILPIWEPQDPSFGDKIARATVYFVAMVYMFLGVSIIADRFMSSIEVITSQEKEITIKKPNGETTKTTVRIWNETVSNLTLMALGSSAPEILLSVIEVCGHNFTAGDLGPSTIVGSAAFNMFIIIALCVYVVPDGETRKIKHLRVFFVTAAWSIFAYTWLYIILSVISPGVVEVWEGLLTFFFFPICVVFAWVADRRLLFYKYVYKRYRAGKQRGMIIEHEGDRPSSKTEIEMDGKVVNSHVENFLDGALVLEVDERDQDDEEARREMARILKELKQKHPEKEIEQLIELANYQVLSQQQKSRAFYRIQATRLMTGAGNILKRHAADQARKAVSMHEVNTEVTENDPVSKIFFEQGTYQCLENCGTVALTIIRRGGDLTNTVFVDFRTEDGTANAGSDYEFTEGTVVFKPGETQKEIRVGIIDDDIFEEDENFLVHLSNVKVSSEASEDGILEANHVSTLACLGSPSTATVTIFDDDHAGIFTFEEPVTHVSESIGIMEVKVLRTSGARGNVIVPYKTIEGTARGGGEDFEDTCGELEFQNDEIVKTISVKVIDDEEYEKNKTFFLEIGEPRLVEMSEKKGRSLPLEYLTVRNMRKSAVSPLCLRNQNG from the coding sequence ATGCGGCGATTAAGTCTTTCACCCACCTTTTCAATGGGATTTCATCTGTTAGTTATTGTGGCTCTCTTATTTTCCCATGTGGACTACGTAATTGCTGAGACAGAAatggaaggagaaggaaatgaaACTGGTGAATGTACTGGCTCATATTACTGTAAGAAAGGGGTGATTTTGCCCATTTGGGAACCCCAAGACCCTTCTTTTGGGGACAAAATTGCTAGAGCTACTGTGTATTTTGTGGCCATGGTCTACATGTTTCTTGGAGTCTCTATCATAGCTGATCGGTTCATGTCCTCTATAGAAGTCATcacatctcaagaaaaagaaataaccataaagaAACCCAATGGAGAGACCACCAAGACAACTGTGAGGATCTGGAATGAGACAGTTTCTAACCTGACCTTGATGGCCCTGGGATCTTCTGCTCCTGAGATTCTCCTTTCAGTAATTGAAGTGTGTGGCCATAACTTCACTGCAGGAGACCTCGGTCCTAGCACCATCGTGGGAAGTGCTGCATTCAACATGTTCATCATTATTGCACTCTGTGTTTACGTGGTCCCTGATGGAGAGACAAGGAAGATTAAGCATTTGCGTGTGTTCTTTGTGACGGCAGCCTGGAGCATCTTTGCCTACACCTGGCTTTACATTATTTTGTCTGTCATCTCTCCTGGCGTTGTGGAGGTCTGGGAAGGTTTgcttactttcttcttctttcccatCTGTGTTGTGTTCGCTTGGGTAGCGGATAGGAGACTTCTGTTTTACAAGTATGTCTACAAGAGGTATCGAGCTGGCAAGCAGAGGGGGATGATTATTGAACATGAAGGAGACAGGCCATCTTCCAAGACTGAAATTGAAATGGATGGGAAAGTGGTCAATTCTCATGTTGAAAATTTCTTAGATGGTGCTCTGGTTCTGGAGGTGGATGAGAGGGACCAAGATGATGAAGAAGCTAGGCGAGAAATGGCTAGGATTCTGAAGGAACTTAAGCAGAAACatccagagaaagaaatagagcaaTTAATAGAATTAGCTAACTACCAAGTCCTAAGTCAGCAGCAAAAAAGTAGAGCATTTTATCGCATTCAAGCTACTCGCCTGATGACTGGAGCTGGCAACATTTTAAAGAGGCATGCAGCTGACCAAGCAAGGAAGGCTGTCAGCATGCACGAGGTCAACACTGAAGTGACTGAAAATGACCCCGTTAGTAAGATCTTCTTTGAACAAGGGACATATCAGTGTCTGGAGAACTGTGGTACTGTGGCCCTTACCATTATCCGCAGAGGTGGTGATTTGACCAACACTGTGTTTGTTGACTTTAGAACAGAGGACGGCACAGCAAATGCTGGGTCTGATTATGAATTTACTGAAGGAACTGTGGTGTTTAAGCCTGGTGAGACCCAGAAGGAAATCAGAGTGGGTATCATAGATGATGATATATTTGAGGAGGATGAAAATTTCCTTGTGCATCTCAGCAATGTCAAAGTATCTTCTGAAGCTTCAGAAGATGGCATACTGGAAGCCAATCATGTTTCTACACTTGCTTGCCTCGGATCTCCCTCCACTGCCACTGTAACTATTTTTGATGATGACCACGCAGGCATTTTTACTTTTGAGGAACCTGTGACTCATGTGAGTGAGAGCATTGGCATCATGGAGGTGAAAGTATTGAGAACATCTGGAGCTCGAGGAAATGTTATCGTTCCATATAAAACCATCGAAGGGACTGCCAGAGGTGGAGGGGAGGATTTTGAGGACACTTGTGGAGAGCTCGAATTCCAGAATGATGAAATTGT